cacacacacacacacacacacacacatgtatatttGCTAGTATTGAAATTGAATCTACATAATTTGATTCTATAAAAATTGGAACCCAACATTACTCTATGGAACTTATAGCTACAAATGAGGTAACCTACTCGTGAACTATTCAACATTTGACTCAATAATGGTTTGTTCAAACTCATTTATTAAGTTAAATGAGTCGAGTTCGAGTTAAGTCATACTCAACTTTCTAAACTCATGAGTTGTATTGTTTATAAGCTCGTTGATTCAACTCAATAATGATTTGTTCAAATTCATTTATTAAGTTAAATGAGTCAAGTTCGAGTAAAGTCATACTCAACCTTCTAGACTCATAAACTGTATTGTTTATGAGTTTGTTGAGCCAGCTTGCAAGCTAGCTCATGATCTAACTCAACATTAAGTttataaaatatttgatttttaaattttgaaatatatttttccttGATTTATTATTTGTAATGTGTCAATTATCTTCAACTCAATTAATAGCTCGTCTTATATTATAAACTTAAAATGAGTTGTAGTAGGTTTGAACTTGACTTATTTATCAATGTGAAATTAGTTTTAGTCAAGTCAAACTGAAGTTAAACTTaagttataaatgtggtaaacaTGTTGACCTTCAACAGCACTTTAAATTTGATTTGGGCGTCAGTGGAACTCAATCTCTCTTTCAACCAATCGAGTAGAAATTGAGTTGGTCAAAACTCGACTCAATTTGACTCATTTGCAGTCCTAGTGGAACTTATGGACTTATTTTATTTTGAGGTGTTCGTTAAATACCATGGcaactatataatatttttagtGAGTACAAGTAGAGATCAATACGAGTTCAAAAAGAAAGGATAAATGGAAAATTAAATTGAGAAGTCCCTTTTACTATTAGAGTGCGAACAAGCAACTTTGTGTTATTGTATTAATTTGACCAAAAGATTAAATAGTTATTTGTCGtgtaataaatacaataataatttaCGTATGTTagtagcaattttttttttctattcggTCTAATTGTATAGTTTctttcacactctctctctctctctctaaaatataaaaagaaaacgaaaggaaaaaaattcaaaatataataataattaaagaaaattaCACActttttttttgctatttttgTACTTGTTATTACTAAATTCCCAACCTACTCGTCACAATAGACTAGCTTTCCTTTTTTTTCACATAACCCTTGCTCTCCAACCGAATTAACTACCTTCCCGTAACTATATCTCAACGGCATTCTCCCCAACACCCTATGGAACTCTCTAATACACTCCCCCCTCCTCTTCCTGTGCTCTCCTCTCCTACTGCTCAGCCCCACCTCTATTACCCTGTTCTCCTCTTCTTCTAATCCTGGCCGTCCATCATTCCTCGCATCGCCCCAGTCCCTCGCCTTTCCCGCGCCCACGAACAGGGGCCCCGCCTGGGCCCCATCCGCTATCACAAAATTCATCAAGATATCCTCGCAGTTGCGCATCCGATCGACGGTTCTCCTCATCTCGACCATGGCAGGCCCACCCTCGCAGCTGTATTTGTACAAATACTCACTTTTCATGATCATCAGCTTTGTGAGCATGATCGAGTACTTGTCGTGATGGACGGTGTAGATCCACTCCCGCCTCGACAAATCCAGATCGTGCGATCTCGCAAAGAACCCGATCAGACGGTCACGATTCGAACTCCAGATCCTTAACGCGAACTCGACGGACTTGGTGTCCACCTCGACGTCGTCGTCGGCGATCAGGACGGCGCCCGTCGCGATGGACGGTCTGGGGAGGAATCGGAGGTTGAGGCTGTCCGAGGGTTGCTGGATCACGGAGACTGGTGTGCTGTCGGAGTAGGGGATAGTGAGATTGTGGGCCAGCTGGGCCAGGGTTTGGGCCGAGGTGGTGGGGTTTCCCCATAGGACTAGCACCGCGGCGACCGACGGGGACGCAGAGTACGCGGCGGCGATCGAGCGGAGGAGGGGGATCCGGGACTCGGCATAGCCGTTGATCAGGACTGTCATCTGATCTGATCGTAGAGT
This genomic stretch from Malania oleifera isolate guangnan ecotype guangnan chromosome 3, ASM2987363v1, whole genome shotgun sequence harbors:
- the LOC131150675 gene encoding glycosyltransferase family protein 64 C3 — protein: MRPPPPPRPALHAIYLFFFIFFVWIHSAVFSLRPLSSDPCDPTTLRDPLTLRSDQMTVLINGYAESRIPLLRSIAAAYSASPSVAAVLVLWGNPTTSAQTLAQLAHNLTIPYSDSTPVSVIQQPSDSLNLRFLPRPSIATGAVLIADDDVEVDTKSVEFALRIWSSNRDRLIGFFARSHDLDLSRREWIYTVHHDKYSIMLTKLMIMKSEYLYKYSCEGGPAMVEMRRTVDRMRNCEDILMNFVIADGAQAGPLFVGAGKARDWGDARNDGRPGLEEEENRVIEVGLSSRRGEHRKRRGECIREFHRVLGRMPLRYSYGKVVNSVGEQGLCEKKGKLVYCDE